A DNA window from Thermosynechococcaceae cyanobacterium Okahandja contains the following coding sequences:
- the pheT gene encoding phenylalanine--tRNA ligase subunit beta encodes MRVSLRWLRELVSTDLDATTLGDRLTMAGFEVEEIEDRRTWAEGVVVGYILQCDPHPNAQKLRVCQVDVGEDEPSTIVCGAPNAAAGLYVPVARPGAYLAKIDLKIRPAKLRGVLSQGMICSLTELGLAKDSEGIHTFTDPVTVGTDVRPLLGLDDVILHLTSTANRADALSMVGIAREVAALTGAPLTLPTPAASGAKPSRRKPAFSIQVADALACPAYRGALIKEVQVAPSPPWLQQRLEAAGLRPINNVVDITNYILLKWGQPLHAFDWERLQAVGQSTTIGVRFAAAGETLQTLDGQSRNLTPENLVITAGEVPVALAGVMGGEATEVHAGTQHILLEAALFSSPVIRKSARAQGLRTEASARYERGVNPAELEAASNEAIALLEELAHGRLSFTTLVDQRPPLERTLTLRLEQVHRLLGTVVPTAEPEYLDDEPEPQYLSAETVETLLSALGFTLTRQPAMEADTEDNIVWSVTVPPYRFRDIEREVDLIEEVARLYGYDRFEETLPAQAELGALPLHLLLLREVRAAFRGAGLTELMHYSWVKASHPHQVTVVNPLVAEFSCLRSDLITGLVQAFRYNQEQGNPPLNGFEVGRVFGQGEEGLWEADRLGGIIGGDPWQGKWVRRSQQPQPLGWFEAKGILESVFQRFGLTVEYQSDRRDERLHPGRTATLSLNGEHLGIFGQLHPQFAATLELPEAVYVFELDLEVLLAPLVERFGQERFRPFSTYPASDRDLALFAPRELTVGELSRTLWKAAGGRSSLLEAVELFDEYSGVGVPEGQRSLAFRLTYRAPDRTLTDAEVNELHQKLRDSLVDKYAVTLRS; translated from the coding sequence ATGCGCGTTTCCCTTCGTTGGTTACGGGAACTAGTTTCAACAGACTTGGATGCCACCACCCTTGGCGATCGCCTCACCATGGCGGGGTTTGAAGTGGAAGAGATTGAAGATCGGCGCACGTGGGCCGAGGGGGTTGTCGTCGGCTACATTTTGCAGTGCGACCCTCACCCCAATGCCCAAAAGCTACGGGTCTGCCAAGTGGATGTGGGGGAAGACGAACCCAGTACGATTGTATGTGGTGCCCCCAACGCCGCCGCCGGGCTGTACGTCCCCGTGGCTCGCCCGGGTGCCTACCTCGCTAAAATTGACCTCAAAATCCGTCCGGCTAAACTTCGCGGCGTGTTGTCCCAAGGAATGATCTGCTCCTTGACCGAGTTAGGACTGGCGAAAGACTCGGAAGGGATTCATACGTTCACCGACCCCGTCACCGTTGGCACGGATGTGCGCCCTCTGCTGGGACTAGACGATGTCATTTTGCACCTCACCTCCACCGCCAACCGCGCCGATGCCCTCAGTATGGTTGGCATTGCCCGTGAAGTGGCCGCCCTCACCGGTGCCCCTCTGACCCTGCCCACTCCTGCTGCGTCCGGTGCAAAACCATCTCGTCGTAAACCGGCCTTTAGTATTCAGGTTGCAGATGCGCTGGCCTGCCCCGCCTATCGCGGTGCCCTCATCAAGGAGGTTCAAGTTGCGCCCTCGCCACCGTGGTTGCAGCAACGCCTAGAGGCCGCTGGCCTACGTCCCATTAATAACGTGGTGGATATTACCAACTACATTTTGCTGAAGTGGGGGCAGCCTCTCCATGCCTTCGATTGGGAACGGCTGCAAGCGGTTGGCCAAAGCACGACCATTGGTGTGCGCTTCGCCGCAGCGGGGGAAACCCTGCAAACCCTCGATGGCCAGTCCCGTAACCTGACACCGGAGAATCTGGTGATTACGGCGGGAGAAGTCCCCGTTGCCCTCGCAGGGGTCATGGGGGGGGAAGCCACCGAAGTTCATGCCGGTACACAGCACATCCTGCTGGAAGCGGCTCTCTTTAGTAGTCCGGTGATTCGGAAATCAGCCCGTGCCCAAGGGCTGCGCACGGAGGCCTCTGCCCGCTACGAACGGGGGGTTAACCCAGCCGAACTAGAAGCCGCGAGTAACGAGGCGATCGCCCTGTTGGAGGAGCTTGCCCATGGCCGCCTCAGCTTCACCACCCTAGTGGATCAGCGTCCTCCCCTTGAGCGCACCCTGACGCTGCGTCTTGAGCAGGTGCACCGTCTGCTGGGTACTGTTGTGCCCACGGCGGAGCCGGAGTACCTTGACGATGAGCCGGAGCCGCAATACCTGAGTGCCGAGACGGTAGAAACCCTGCTGAGCGCCCTCGGGTTTACGCTAACGCGGCAGCCTGCCATGGAGGCAGACACCGAAGATAACATCGTATGGTCGGTGACGGTGCCGCCTTACCGCTTTCGCGATATTGAGCGGGAAGTGGATCTCATTGAAGAAGTAGCGCGCCTGTACGGCTACGATCGCTTCGAGGAAACCCTGCCCGCCCAAGCGGAGTTGGGGGCACTGCCGCTGCATCTGCTGCTGCTGCGAGAAGTTCGCGCGGCCTTTCGCGGTGCGGGCTTAACTGAATTGATGCACTATTCTTGGGTCAAGGCTAGCCACCCCCACCAAGTGACGGTGGTGAATCCGTTAGTGGCCGAGTTTTCCTGCCTTCGGTCGGATTTAATCACCGGACTCGTGCAGGCCTTTCGCTATAACCAAGAGCAGGGGAATCCGCCCCTGAATGGCTTTGAAGTGGGGCGTGTCTTTGGTCAAGGGGAAGAGGGTCTCTGGGAGGCGGATCGCTTAGGGGGCATTATCGGTGGCGACCCGTGGCAGGGCAAGTGGGTGCGTCGCTCTCAACAGCCCCAACCCCTCGGTTGGTTTGAAGCCAAGGGCATTCTCGAAAGTGTGTTTCAGCGCTTTGGCCTGACGGTGGAGTACCAGAGCGATCGCCGCGATGAACGGCTACACCCCGGGCGCACGGCCACACTCTCCCTCAATGGTGAACACCTCGGCATCTTTGGCCAGTTGCATCCTCAGTTTGCGGCAACCCTAGAGTTACCGGAGGCGGTCTATGTCTTTGAATTGGATCTAGAGGTGCTGTTAGCCCCCCTCGTGGAGCGCTTTGGTCAGGAACGCTTCCGGCCCTTCTCTACCTACCCCGCCAGCGATCGCGACCTCGCCCTTTTTGCCCCTAGGGAGCTGACGGTTGGTGAACTCAGCCGTACCCTCTGGAAAGCGGCAGGGGGACGTTCGTCCCTTTTAGAGGCCGTGGAACTATTTGATGAGTACAGTGGCGTGGGGGTACCTGAGGGGCAGCGCAGCTTGGCCTTTCGCTTGACCTACCGCGCCCCAGATCGCACCCTCACCGACGCAGAAGTGAATGAACTCCACCAAAAACTGCGCGACAGCTTAGTGGACAAATACGCCGTCACCCTACGGAGCTAG